A section of the Paenibacillus aurantius genome encodes:
- a CDS encoding NUDIX hydrolase, whose protein sequence is MGDYREERWHRHLGVYGICIQEGKLLLIHKKGGPYINRYDLPGGTVEPNEPLVTALHREVKEETGLKINVIRNLGVRDYVTPYPLEKRGTTHIHHIAVFYEMDYVSGEPSFCTEMHDNDSAGPEWVDPNGVTQENSSPLVWQALEWLKDRNHNHLEVARLDDWMVMEAKEGIDCDAGN, encoded by the coding sequence ATGGGGGATTATAGGGAAGAACGCTGGCACCGGCATTTGGGTGTGTACGGAATCTGTATCCAAGAAGGCAAACTCCTCTTAATCCACAAAAAAGGCGGGCCCTATATCAACCGGTATGACCTGCCTGGCGGAACGGTAGAGCCGAATGAGCCCTTGGTAACCGCCCTTCATAGGGAAGTAAAAGAAGAAACAGGGTTAAAGATTAACGTCATTCGAAATCTCGGCGTACGGGATTATGTTACCCCCTATCCCTTGGAGAAACGCGGCACGACGCATATTCATCATATTGCCGTATTTTATGAGATGGACTATGTAAGCGGAGAACCGAGCTTTTGTACGGAAATGCATGACAATGATTCCGCCGGCCCCGAGTGGGTGGATCCGAACGGGGTAACCCAAGAGAATAGCTCTCCTTTGGTTTGGCAGGCCCTTGAATGGCTGAAGGACCGGAATCATAATCATTTGGAAGTGGCAAGGTTGGATGATTGGATGGTTATGGAGGCAAAAGAAGGGATAGACTGCGATGCAGGTAATTAG
- a CDS encoding carbohydrate ABC transporter permease → MKSRSWSGFVFDTANTLVLLALCASTLYPFLYLLSISLSPSDISFTQIHIIPPKFTWANYHTVLGNASIWSGFTMSALRTAVGTVLTLTVTVLTAYVLSKRYYPQRNLWTMYIVFTMFVHGGLIPNYLLVKSLGMINSVSALLLPQLIHTFQMIIARNFFLSLPEEVEESAKIDGANDFVILFRIVVPVSMPIIATLGLWTAVWHWNAWFDSIIYITDASKQVLQVVMRRIALEGKGIDLLMKEDVLTTPESIKAATVMVTTLPILLVYPFAQKYFVKGVLVGSLKG, encoded by the coding sequence ATGAAATCCCGGTCTTGGTCCGGCTTCGTTTTCGATACGGCGAATACACTGGTGCTGCTGGCGCTATGCGCCTCCACGCTGTACCCGTTCCTGTATCTGCTGTCGATTTCCTTAAGCCCGTCGGACATCTCGTTCACCCAGATTCACATCATCCCGCCAAAGTTCACGTGGGCGAACTATCATACAGTCCTTGGCAACGCCAGCATCTGGAGCGGGTTTACGATGTCGGCGCTGCGTACAGCGGTGGGAACGGTGTTGACGCTGACGGTGACGGTTCTAACGGCTTATGTGTTGTCGAAGCGGTACTACCCCCAGCGCAATCTGTGGACGATGTACATCGTGTTCACGATGTTCGTGCACGGCGGGCTCATCCCGAATTATCTGCTGGTCAAGTCTCTCGGCATGATCAACTCCGTGTCGGCGCTGTTGTTACCCCAGCTCATTCATACGTTCCAAATGATCATCGCCCGCAACTTCTTCCTGTCGCTGCCAGAGGAGGTGGAGGAATCGGCGAAGATCGACGGCGCCAACGATTTCGTCATTCTGTTCCGCATCGTGGTGCCCGTATCCATGCCGATCATCGCCACCCTCGGGCTGTGGACAGCGGTCTGGCACTGGAACGCCTGGTTCGACAGCATCATCTACATCACCGATGCGTCCAAGCAGGTGCTCCAGGTCGTGATGCGGCGCATTGCGCTTGAAGGAAAGGGCATCGACCTCCTGATGAAGGAGGATGTGCTGACCACCCCGGAGTCGATCAAAGCGGCTACGGTTATGGTTACCACGCTGCCGATCCTGCTCGTTTATCCGTTCGCCCAGAAATATTTCGTCAAAGGCGTCTTGGTCGGTTCACTGAAGGGCTGA
- the asd gene encoding aspartate-semialdehyde dehydrogenase, protein MTAKLKVGIVGGTGMVGQRFVQLLDQHPWFEVTAIAASAGSAGKTYEESVKSRWKLATPIPEAVKGIVVQDASKVEEVASGVDFVFCAVDMKKEEIKALEEAYARTGTPVVSNNSAHRWTPDVPMVIPEINPEHLEVIAAQRKRLGTSTGFIAVKPNCSIQSYVPALHALLDYKPTQVVASTYQAISGAGKNFTDWPDMLDNVIPYIGGEEEKSEQEPLRIWGSVDQDEIVKASAPHITTQCIRVPVTDGHLATVFVSFENKPSKDEILARWKQFQGRPQELGLPSAPKQFITYFEEENRPQTKLDRDIENGMGVSVGRLREDSLYDFKFVGLSHNTLRGAAGGAVLIAELLKAEGYIQAK, encoded by the coding sequence ATGACAGCTAAATTGAAGGTTGGGATTGTCGGAGGAACGGGAATGGTGGGCCAGCGGTTCGTGCAGCTGCTGGACCAGCATCCGTGGTTTGAAGTCACCGCGATTGCGGCAAGTGCCGGTTCGGCGGGCAAAACGTATGAGGAATCGGTGAAGAGCCGCTGGAAGCTGGCGACTCCTATTCCCGAAGCGGTTAAGGGCATCGTCGTTCAGGACGCTTCCAAGGTGGAAGAAGTGGCGTCGGGCGTGGATTTCGTGTTCTGCGCCGTCGACATGAAGAAGGAAGAGATCAAAGCGCTGGAGGAGGCCTATGCCCGGACGGGAACGCCGGTCGTCTCGAACAACTCCGCCCACCGATGGACGCCGGACGTTCCGATGGTGATTCCGGAGATCAACCCGGAGCACCTCGAGGTTATTGCCGCCCAGCGCAAGCGCCTTGGCACGTCGACGGGCTTTATCGCCGTTAAGCCGAACTGCTCCATCCAGAGCTATGTGCCGGCGCTGCACGCCCTGCTGGATTACAAGCCGACGCAGGTGGTGGCTTCGACGTACCAGGCGATCTCGGGAGCCGGGAAGAATTTTACTGATTGGCCCGACATGCTGGATAACGTCATTCCGTACATCGGAGGCGAAGAGGAAAAAAGCGAGCAGGAGCCGCTTCGCATCTGGGGAAGTGTCGACCAGGATGAGATTGTAAAAGCAAGCGCGCCGCACATCACAACGCAGTGCATCCGCGTTCCGGTAACGGACGGCCACTTAGCGACCGTCTTCGTTTCGTTCGAAAATAAGCCATCGAAGGACGAAATCCTCGCCCGCTGGAAGCAGTTCCAGGGACGGCCGCAGGAGCTCGGTCTGCCAAGCGCGCCAAAGCAGTTCATCACCTATTTCGAAGAAGAGAACCGGCCCCAAACGAAGCTCGACCGCGACATCGAGAACGGCATGGGGGTATCGGTGGGAAGGCTCCGCGAGGACTCCCTCTATGACTTCAAATTTGTTGGATTGTCGCACAACACGCTGCGCGGCGCGGCCGGCGGCGCGGTTCTGATCGCCGAGCTGCTGAAAGCGGAAGGCTACATTCAAGCGAAGTAA
- a CDS encoding putative RNA methyltransferase, which yields MNEWGVFGMSTSGKRLERLAQIDRNSGIFRCPHCFGAMQLAESSLRCVRGHSFDIARQGYVNFLSKPSPATYDHRLFEARRRMARTGLFQPLETILGRLILEASSGPDEPVKVLDAGCGEGSQLARIREGLSRSTARPVLTVGMDLAKEGIRRAAGEYPQSLWCVADLANAPLADGAFTVLLNVLSPANYSEFRRITAAGGRVIKVLPGQDYLKELRTILYEGSPRQQYSNERTAALFRENLRETQVQQVRYQVKLEEDWLESLLRMTPLSWGIKEESLHEVKLRGVREITMDYVILTGRSE from the coding sequence ATGAATGAATGGGGTGTTTTTGGCATGTCCACATCCGGAAAAAGGCTGGAAAGGCTAGCCCAAATCGACCGGAACAGCGGGATTTTCCGTTGCCCGCACTGTTTCGGGGCCATGCAGTTGGCCGAAAGTAGCTTACGCTGTGTCCGAGGGCACAGCTTTGATATCGCCCGGCAGGGCTATGTAAACTTCCTGTCGAAGCCCTCACCCGCCACGTATGACCACCGGTTGTTCGAGGCCCGAAGGAGAATGGCCCGTACCGGGCTGTTCCAGCCGCTCGAAACCATTCTCGGCCGCCTCATCCTGGAGGCTTCTTCCGGTCCGGACGAACCGGTGAAGGTGCTTGATGCTGGCTGCGGGGAGGGATCCCAGCTGGCGCGGATCCGGGAGGGGCTGAGTCGTAGCACAGCCCGGCCGGTCCTGACGGTCGGAATGGATCTGGCGAAGGAGGGCATCCGCCGGGCGGCGGGCGAATACCCGCAAAGCCTGTGGTGCGTGGCCGATCTGGCCAACGCTCCTTTGGCGGACGGGGCCTTTACCGTGCTGCTCAATGTTCTGTCCCCGGCCAACTATTCGGAGTTCCGCAGGATAACCGCCGCCGGAGGAAGGGTGATCAAGGTGCTGCCCGGTCAGGATTATCTGAAGGAGCTGAGGACCATTCTATACGAAGGCTCTCCCCGTCAGCAGTATTCGAACGAGCGGACGGCTGCCCTTTTTCGGGAGAATCTCAGGGAGACCCAGGTCCAGCAAGTTCGGTACCAGGTGAAGCTTGAGGAGGATTGGCTCGAGTCCTTGCTCCGCATGACCCCGCTGTCTTGGGGGATCAAGGAGGAGAGCTTGCATGAGGTTAAGCTGAGGGGAGTGCGGGAGATCACCATGGACTACGTAATTTTGACCGGCCGGAGCGAGTGA
- a CDS encoding type 2 periplasmic-binding domain-containing protein translates to MKKAVFQPLAVLAAAGLCAAVVGCSGGGSSASTTKPAAADPDKSKPDDSKKYHIDWTAYQLAPTDKDAPMVKYWNEKFNVDLNVWNIEARNYEEVISLKLASGEVPDVIRVESHASFKKYADQNILAAIPEDMIKTYAPNLYKEYIDADPDHQFNYGKVNGKIYGFNNLNIRGRYRDPIVVRGDWLKKVGITKPPETLQEFETMIYKFANEDPDGNGKKDTYGLSDSGLFPVYGAFGYVPVTTVDRSAQRDNWQVRDGKLVNAAVQPEMKDALKLISKWYKDGVLDPEFVTGENKGGAVNLTQSFASGRIGVTTQGAFIQWNPAFPGRGAEGKNRAELRKLNAPAADALVLLQPPKGTNGKGVMTQQQTVLGSYVAFGKQLEKEPDKMAKILQMIDYMSFSTYEHYADGLYGVGNWEVDAKTGLVTPLGKFKDAAEAAKIGAHSVSNVLNSLKFKEKDFEPYQDWLKETKLTENGSANKLETALPSESKYNAELSKLRDETYISIITGDKPIDYFDEFVQKWRKAGGDTLEKEANDWYQANKKKK, encoded by the coding sequence ATGAAAAAGGCCGTTTTCCAGCCGCTGGCCGTCCTGGCCGCCGCGGGGCTGTGCGCAGCCGTCGTCGGATGCTCCGGCGGGGGCTCGAGCGCAAGCACGACCAAACCCGCCGCTGCCGATCCGGACAAATCCAAGCCGGATGACTCGAAGAAGTATCACATCGACTGGACCGCTTACCAGCTCGCGCCGACCGACAAAGACGCTCCGATGGTGAAGTACTGGAACGAAAAGTTCAACGTAGACCTGAACGTATGGAATATCGAGGCACGCAATTACGAGGAAGTCATCTCCCTCAAGCTTGCTTCCGGTGAAGTTCCCGACGTTATTCGCGTGGAGAGCCACGCGAGCTTCAAGAAATATGCCGACCAGAACATCCTGGCCGCCATCCCCGAGGACATGATCAAGACGTATGCGCCGAATCTGTACAAGGAATACATCGACGCCGATCCCGATCACCAGTTCAACTACGGCAAGGTGAACGGAAAAATCTACGGCTTCAACAACCTGAATATCCGCGGCCGGTATCGCGATCCCATCGTCGTCCGCGGCGATTGGCTGAAGAAGGTCGGCATCACGAAGCCGCCCGAGACGCTGCAGGAATTCGAGACGATGATCTACAAGTTCGCGAACGAGGACCCCGACGGCAACGGGAAGAAGGACACCTACGGGCTGTCTGACTCCGGGCTGTTCCCTGTCTATGGCGCCTTCGGCTATGTGCCGGTCACGACGGTCGACCGTTCCGCCCAGCGGGACAACTGGCAGGTGCGCGACGGCAAGCTGGTAAACGCCGCCGTCCAGCCCGAAATGAAGGATGCGCTGAAGCTGATCAGCAAATGGTACAAAGACGGTGTCCTCGATCCGGAATTCGTGACCGGAGAGAACAAGGGCGGGGCCGTCAACCTGACGCAATCCTTTGCTTCAGGCCGAATCGGCGTGACGACGCAGGGAGCGTTCATCCAGTGGAACCCCGCGTTCCCCGGCCGGGGCGCCGAGGGCAAGAACCGGGCCGAGCTGCGCAAGCTGAACGCGCCCGCCGCCGATGCGCTCGTCCTGCTTCAGCCGCCCAAAGGAACGAACGGCAAGGGCGTCATGACCCAGCAGCAGACGGTACTCGGCTCCTACGTCGCATTCGGCAAGCAGTTGGAGAAGGAACCCGACAAAATGGCCAAGATCCTGCAGATGATCGATTACATGAGCTTCTCGACCTATGAGCATTACGCGGACGGCTTGTACGGAGTGGGAAACTGGGAGGTTGATGCGAAGACCGGGCTCGTCACCCCGCTCGGCAAGTTCAAGGACGCAGCGGAAGCGGCCAAAATCGGGGCGCATTCGGTGTCCAACGTCCTAAACTCGCTCAAGTTCAAGGAGAAGGATTTCGAACCATACCAGGATTGGCTGAAGGAAACGAAACTCACGGAGAACGGCTCGGCGAACAAGCTGGAAACCGCGCTGCCTTCCGAATCCAAGTACAACGCGGAGCTGTCCAAGCTGCGCGACGAAACCTACATCTCCATCATTACCGGCGACAAGCCGATCGACTACTTCGACGAATTTGTGCAGAAATGGCGCAAAGCCGGAGGAGATACGCTTGAGAAGGAAGCGAACGACTGGTACCAGGCAAACAAGAAGAAAAAGTAG
- a CDS encoding GGDEF domain-containing protein, whose protein sequence is MDGWIKKDEPVALAHLDVDYFMEINQQLGNEAGDRVLQTVAALLQEWSDKQAYRVSGDEFAVVLPKATLEQAFLKMETLRAQIEQAQDRFELPEDKPVTITIGVAQYPRDAKNEQGLSRAASAALVTAKETGRNQVALAPNEEMVMKSCYYPSTAVRRLKALAEQLNKKESVLLREALNDLLRKYDQQ, encoded by the coding sequence TTGGACGGATGGATCAAGAAAGACGAGCCGGTGGCACTGGCCCACCTGGATGTCGATTATTTTATGGAGATTAACCAGCAGCTGGGGAACGAGGCCGGGGACCGCGTGCTCCAAACGGTAGCGGCTTTGCTGCAGGAATGGTCGGACAAGCAGGCCTACCGCGTATCGGGGGACGAGTTTGCGGTTGTTCTTCCGAAAGCGACGCTCGAGCAGGCTTTTCTTAAGATGGAAACGCTGCGGGCCCAAATCGAGCAGGCGCAGGACCGGTTTGAGCTGCCGGAAGACAAGCCCGTCACCATTACCATCGGAGTGGCCCAGTATCCGCGTGACGCCAAAAATGAACAAGGGCTTAGCCGCGCAGCCAGCGCCGCTCTCGTGACCGCCAAGGAAACGGGCCGGAACCAGGTGGCCTTGGCCCCAAACGAAGAGATGGTGATGAAATCCTGCTATTACCCGTCAACGGCCGTTCGTCGGCTGAAAGCGCTGGCGGAGCAGCTGAATAAGAAAGAATCGGTCCTGCTGCGGGAAGCGCTGAACGACCTGTTGAGGAAGTACGATCAGCAATAG
- a CDS encoding sulfatase-like hydrolase/transferase, whose protein sequence is MHRNRNRRPNIVVFFTDQQRWDSMGAYGNPLGLAPHFDRFAGRGTLLEAGITCQPICGPARSAFQTGMYPTRTGCHRNTSPLPADARTLAHEFRDAGYRTGYIGKWHLASANPVPAEQRGGYEYWLAANAPEITSEPYEAVLHDNDNRKVALPGYRPDAYTDAAIRYIDRHQEEPFFLFVSYLEPHQQNRLDDFTPPDGYREPYTSRWTPPDLAALKGSAPQQLGGYWGMVKRLDECFGRLLDALKSLDLLDHTIVLFTSDHGCHFKTRNHLYKQSCHESSVRVPMAFAGPGFDRGGRIAEPVSLIDLPPTLLEAAGLEVPERMQGRSLLPLLGRETAEWPEEVFIQISTTQVGRAVRTKRWKYGVDAPGKHPENDAGSDRYVEEFLYDLQSDPYELTNLIGLESHREVSDALRERLLRRMAEAGEAAPLIDPAPPVRSGQRWVRPEEALM, encoded by the coding sequence ATGCATCGCAACAGGAACCGACGTCCGAACATCGTCGTATTCTTTACCGACCAGCAGCGCTGGGACAGCATGGGGGCCTATGGCAATCCGCTCGGCTTGGCCCCGCATTTCGACCGGTTCGCAGGTCGCGGAACGCTCCTCGAGGCCGGGATCACGTGCCAGCCCATCTGCGGTCCCGCCCGGTCGGCCTTCCAGACCGGCATGTACCCGACCCGTACGGGCTGCCACCGCAATACGAGCCCGCTGCCCGCGGACGCCCGGACGCTAGCCCACGAATTCCGCGACGCCGGATACCGGACAGGGTATATCGGCAAGTGGCATCTCGCTTCAGCAAATCCCGTGCCGGCTGAGCAGAGGGGCGGCTACGAGTACTGGCTGGCGGCCAATGCCCCGGAGATAACCTCGGAGCCTTACGAAGCCGTGCTGCATGACAACGACAACCGCAAGGTCGCGCTGCCGGGCTACCGTCCCGACGCCTATACGGACGCGGCGATTCGGTACATTGACCGCCACCAGGAAGAGCCGTTCTTCCTGTTCGTGTCGTACCTGGAGCCGCATCAGCAGAACCGGTTGGATGACTTCACTCCGCCGGACGGCTACCGCGAGCCATACACGTCCCGCTGGACCCCTCCGGACCTAGCGGCGCTCAAGGGATCGGCTCCGCAGCAGCTCGGCGGCTATTGGGGGATGGTGAAACGGCTGGACGAATGCTTTGGACGGTTGCTCGACGCTCTGAAGAGCCTCGATCTACTCGACCATACAATCGTGCTGTTCACGTCCGACCACGGCTGCCACTTCAAGACGCGGAACCATCTGTACAAGCAATCGTGCCACGAGAGCTCTGTCCGCGTGCCGATGGCGTTCGCTGGACCCGGTTTTGACCGGGGAGGGCGCATCGCGGAACCCGTCAGCTTAATCGACCTACCGCCGACGCTGCTCGAAGCGGCCGGCCTCGAGGTGCCGGAACGGATGCAGGGTCGTTCGCTGCTTCCTCTGCTGGGGCGGGAAACGGCCGAATGGCCGGAGGAGGTTTTCATTCAGATCAGCACGACCCAAGTCGGAAGGGCGGTGCGCACCAAACGGTGGAAGTATGGCGTGGACGCGCCGGGCAAGCATCCCGAGAACGACGCCGGTTCGGACCGCTATGTCGAAGAGTTCCTGTACGACCTGCAGAGCGATCCGTATGAGCTGACGAATCTGATCGGCCTGGAGTCGCACCGCGAGGTGAGCGACGCCCTCCGCGAACGGCTGCTGAGGCGGATGGCCGAAGCGGGGGAGGCGGCTCCGCTGATCGACCCGGCGCCTCCTGTCCGTTCGGGACAGCGGTGGGTCCGGCCCGAGGAAGCGCTCATGTAG
- the pyrE gene encoding orotate phosphoribosyltransferase, with protein sequence MDRKRLAAAIYGTAHLEGSFALRSGKVSSEYFDKYLMESDPVLLGAVAEQLAELVPSGTEVLAGLEMGAIPVATALSLKTGIPAAFVRKTAKEYGTCKLAEGIEIRGKKVCIIEDVVTTGGQILLSAKDLQEAGAEIIGVLCVIEREQQGRDNLENAGFAFRSLYRMEELVEASGVR encoded by the coding sequence ATGGATAGAAAAAGGTTGGCTGCGGCGATTTACGGGACGGCTCATTTGGAGGGAAGCTTTGCCCTGCGTTCGGGCAAGGTATCCAGCGAGTATTTTGATAAATATTTGATGGAATCCGATCCTGTCCTGTTGGGTGCTGTTGCCGAGCAATTGGCGGAGCTGGTCCCGTCGGGGACTGAGGTGCTGGCCGGACTGGAGATGGGTGCGATCCCCGTTGCCACTGCTTTGTCCTTGAAGACGGGGATTCCGGCGGCGTTCGTCCGCAAGACGGCCAAGGAGTACGGAACCTGCAAGCTGGCGGAGGGTATAGAAATCCGAGGGAAGAAGGTCTGCATCATCGAGGACGTGGTGACGACCGGAGGACAGATTCTGCTCAGCGCCAAGGACCTGCAGGAAGCGGGGGCGGAGATCATCGGGGTTCTGTGCGTGATTGAGAGGGAGCAGCAGGGCCGGGACAATCTGGAGAACGCGGGATTCGCCTTCCGCTCTCTATACCGAATGGAAGAGCTGGTGGAAGCAAGCGGGGTCCGATGA
- a CDS encoding reverse transcriptase-like protein has translation MKEVYFDGASAGNPGPSGAGVYIKSGGEGERFSIPLGSMSNHEAEYHALLEALRICLAKGYKAVSFRTDSELVNRAVEKEYVHSPLYAPLLREALALAASFDLFFLKWIPSKENRVADELAKAAIRRNEG, from the coding sequence ATGAAAGAGGTTTACTTCGACGGAGCGAGCGCCGGCAATCCGGGACCAAGCGGGGCGGGCGTCTATATCAAAAGCGGAGGAGAAGGCGAGCGCTTCTCCATTCCTCTCGGGAGCATGAGCAACCATGAGGCGGAATACCATGCGCTGCTTGAAGCCCTTCGAATCTGTCTGGCAAAAGGCTATAAGGCCGTCTCTTTCCGGACGGATTCGGAGCTGGTGAACCGGGCGGTGGAGAAGGAATATGTCCACAGTCCTTTGTACGCCCCGCTTTTACGGGAGGCACTGGCGCTCGCCGCTTCCTTTGATCTCTTCTTTTTGAAATGGATTCCGAGCAAAGAGAACCGGGTGGCCGACGAGCTGGCCAAGGCCGCTATTCGAAGGAATGAGGGTTGA
- a CDS encoding ABC transporter permease, with protein sequence MIARTRITRTSTKTARAPFRRTGTLRSYWKYRNLTLMLLPGIVYYFVFHYVPIYGVIIAFKDYSFSAGIWGSRWVGLEHFRLLLSRDSFWEVFRNTVVINGLKLIFGFPAPIVLAILLNEVRTAFFKRFVQTVSYLPHFLSWVILSGILIEFLSPSTGPVNIILQALGMKPIYFLADVNWFRSVLVTSDIWKDLGWGTIVYLAALTGVSPELHDAARVDGANRYHRMRYITLPSLIPVITIMLIFAVGKLVNDDFDQVFNLYNPSVYSVGDVISTYTYRSGLVQMEYSFATAVGLFKNVLALVLVLSANAIAKRINEYGLW encoded by the coding sequence ATGATCGCACGCACTAGGATCACACGCACAAGTACCAAAACGGCGCGCGCTCCGTTCCGACGAACGGGCACGCTGCGTAGCTACTGGAAGTACCGGAATTTGACCCTGATGCTTCTTCCAGGAATCGTGTATTATTTTGTGTTTCATTATGTTCCCATCTATGGGGTGATCATCGCGTTCAAGGATTATTCGTTCTCGGCAGGCATATGGGGAAGCCGCTGGGTGGGACTGGAGCACTTCCGGCTTTTGCTGTCGAGGGACAGTTTCTGGGAAGTGTTCCGGAACACCGTCGTCATCAATGGCCTCAAGCTGATCTTCGGCTTCCCCGCCCCGATCGTACTGGCGATTCTGCTGAACGAGGTGCGGACCGCGTTCTTCAAACGGTTCGTGCAAACGGTTTCGTATTTACCCCACTTTCTGTCCTGGGTCATTCTGTCCGGCATTCTGATCGAGTTCCTCTCCCCCTCCACCGGTCCGGTCAACATCATCCTGCAGGCGTTAGGCATGAAGCCGATTTATTTCCTCGCGGATGTCAACTGGTTCCGTTCCGTGCTGGTCACCTCGGACATCTGGAAGGACCTTGGCTGGGGCACGATCGTCTATCTTGCGGCGCTGACCGGCGTCTCGCCTGAGCTTCACGACGCGGCGAGGGTCGACGGCGCGAACCGCTATCACCGGATGCGTTACATTACGCTGCCTTCGCTTATTCCCGTCATCACAATCATGCTCATCTTCGCCGTTGGCAAGCTGGTCAACGATGATTTCGACCAGGTGTTCAACCTGTACAATCCTTCTGTTTACAGCGTAGGGGACGTAATCAGCACGTACACGTACCGCAGCGGCCTCGTACAGATGGAATACAGCTTCGCGACAGCGGTAGGGCTGTTCAAAAACGTGCTTGCGCTCGTTCTCGTGTTGTCTGCCAACGCGATCGCGAAACGAATCAACGAATACGGTTTGTGGTAG